The Nicotiana tabacum cultivar K326 chromosome 14, ASM71507v2, whole genome shotgun sequence genome contains a region encoding:
- the LOC107816911 gene encoding G-type lectin S-receptor-like serine/threonine-protein kinase LECRK4, producing MRISLNLLPFFLLILHHYSNGQNLPNISTGSTFTAGDNVSLLSSSEDFAFGFYRVSATLFLVGIWFNKIQERTLIWSSNRDSPAETGSTISLTSSGQLVLNYANSTVQQIYSGNAKWGIMQDDGNLVLRDSSLGNVWESFNFPTDTLLPEQTLLSKGKLYSNANSSENSKYYTGKFMLEMQYDGKLVLSAYRFGDPGYWLSSQDQKGNGDVNLVFNKSNALLYLEKGHNNTIYSFSSSVPAPVEDYYHRATLDSFGNFQQYAYHKTNDSNWIRVWKIPSEPCMVNAVCGAYGFCSSNDNETVNCDCLPGYILFDQGNPSNGCHPKTMVNFCANLSAGNFRVQAIKDSDIPYPEIGDYEHYFDTDEEGCMKLVKEDCYAMAATLVNRTCSKKRTPILNARKTSMTKGSISFIKVPMKSAKVGQSRKKKSNTRAQLTAGLISSSSLAVLFGALALYYHPSPRRLIRRKWQPDLSRIGINFREFTYKELHEATNGFSKLLGKGASGNVYSGILNLKDIQVEIAVKRLEEVAEPSEKAFMTELKIIGRTHHKNLVKLLGFGIDDNHFLLVYELMKNGALSDFLFKEGMLPTWSHRSEMALGIARGLLYLHEECDTPIIHCDIKPQNVLLDNKYNAKISDFGLSKLLKMDQTRTDTCARGTVGYLAPEWLKNAPITPKVDIFSFGVMLLEITCGRRHIELNRIEQEDEDDEGDDLLLINWAAGCTRSGRIDKLARGDPEVLNDITRFERFIMVGLWCIHPNPIIRPSMKMVTQMLEGTIKVAVPSLIDS from the coding sequence ATGAGAATATCACTTAATcttcttccctttttccttttaatCCTTCATCACTACTCCAATGGCCAAAATTTGCCAAATATTAGCACAGGCTCTACTTTTACTGCTGGAGACAATGTTTCTTTGTTATCATCATCCGAGGACTTTGCATTCGGATTTTATCGTGTTTCAGCTACTCTTTTCCTAGTTGGAATTTGGTTCAACAAAATCCAGGAAAGAACACTCATCTGGTCATCAAATCGCGACAGTCCAGCAGAAACTGGATCCACTATTAGTCTAACAAGTAGTGGCCAGCTTGTGCTCAATTATGCAAATAGCACTGTCCAACAGATTTACAGTGGGAATGCAAAGTGGGGAATCATGCAAGACGATGGAAATCTTGTCTTGAGAGACTCCAGTTTAGGAAATGTTTGGGAGAGCTTTAACTTTCCTACTGATACACTCTTGCCAGAGCAAACTTTATTATCAAAAGGAAAACTCTACTCCAATGCAAATTCAAGTGAGAATTCCAAGTACTATACAGGGAAATTCATGCTAGAAATGCAATATGATGGAAAATTGGTATTATCTGCCTATCGTTTCGGGGACCCAGGGTATTGGCTAAGCAGTCAAGATCAAAAAGGAAATGGTGATGTGAATCTAGTTTTCAACAAGAGCAATGCATTGTTGTATCTTGAGAAAGGCCATAATAACACAATTTATTCTTTTTCATCGAGTGTCCCGGCCCCAGTTGAAGACTACTATCACCGTGCAACTCTAGACAGTTTTGGAAACTTCCAGCAGTATGCTTATCATAAGACTAATGATAGCAATTGGATTAGAGTATGGAAGATCCCTTCAGAGCCATGTATGGTGAATGCTGTTTGTGGGGCTTATGGATTCTGCAGCTCAAATGACAATGAAACAGTAAATTGTGACTGTCTTCCGGGCTATATTCTCTTCGATCAAGGTAATCCCAGCAACGGATGTCATCCTAAAACAATGGTCAACTTCTGTGCAAATCTATCTGCAGGAAATTTCAGGGTGCAGGCTATTAAGGATAGTGACATACCTTACCCGGAGATTGGGGATTATGAACATTATTTTGACACGGACGAGGAGGGATGCATGAAGCTTGTCAAGGAAGATTGTTATGCCATGGCAGCTACTCTAGTCAATAGGACATGTTCCAAGAAGAGGACTCCTATACTCAACGCCCGTAAAACTTCTATGACAAAAGGTAGCATTTCCTTCATCAAGGTTCCCATGAAGTCAGCAAAAGTTGGCCAATCGAGAAAGAAGAAATCCAACACCAGAGCTCAACTCACCGCTGGCCTTATAAGCAGCAGCTCCCTTGCTGTCTTATTTGGAGCCTTGGCTCTTTACTATCATCCTTCTCCTCGGAGGCTCATACGACGTAAATGGCAGCCTGATTTATCAAGAATAGGGATCAATTTCCGTGAGTTCACATACAAAGAATTGCATGAAGCAACAAATGGCTTCAGCAAGCTACTTGGAAAAGGAGCTTCTGGGAATGTTTACTCTGGGATTCTGAACTTAAAGGACATTCAAGTAGAGATTGCAGTAAAACGATTGGAGGAAGTTGCAGAGCCAAGTGAGAAGGCATTCATGACAGAGCTAAAAATCATAGGTAGAACTCATCACAAGAATTTGGTAAAGCTATTGGGATTTGGTATTGATGATAATCACTTTCTTTTGGTTTACGAGCTGATGAAGAATGGAGCGTTATCAGATTTTTTGTTCAAGGAAGGAATGCTGCCTACTTGGAGTCACAGATCAGAAATGGCACTAGGAATTGCAAGAGGACTGCTATATTTACATGAAGAATGTGATACTCCAATCATCCACTGTGACATAAAGCCTCAAAACGTACTGCTAGACAACAAATACAATGCCAAGATTTCAGATTTTGGGCTATCAAAACTCTTGAAGATGGATCAAACAAGAACAGACACTTGCGCAAGAGGGACAGTGGGATACTTGGCACCAGAATGGCTAAAGAATGCACCAATAACACCCAAAGTAGACATTTTTAGCTTTGGTGTAATGTTACTGGAGATTACATGTGGCAGAAGGCATATTGAGCTGAACAGGATAGAGCAGGAGGACGAAGACGACGAAGGAGATGATTTACTGCTTATAAATTGGGCTGCAGGCTGCACGAGAAGTGGTAGAATAGACAAACTTGCAAGAGGTGATCCGGAAGTTTTGAATGATATTACAAGATTTGAAAGATTTATCATGGTGGGATTGTGGTGTATCCACCCTAATCCAATTATTAGACCTTCAATGAAGATGGTAACACAAATGCTTGAGGGAACAATTAAGGTTGCAGTTCCTTCACTGATAGATTCGTAA